The sequence AGTTTACATTCATTTTTGATACTAGCTCTGTATAATTGAAAAGTTTGACAATATCACTGAATATAAACAATTATTAAAGCTTAAATCAGCTATTTAACATATGACTACATTTTTCTCTGTAATAATGTATTTAACTCCGATTCTCTCGCAATTAATATCCGGATGTAGTTATTTTACTAAGTATATAATTACGTAACCAAAGCATTATTTCTTCAAAAATATACATTGTATTAATAAGTAATAATCAATGATTTATAAGATGGGTTGTGCTGCTAAAAGTGTTTTTAGCAAAATTTTATGGTCGATATTGATAGTAATCAATTGTTTAGTAGATATAAAAAATCATACGAATATTATCAAGCAAAAATATGATTAAGGCTATCGAACTAGCAAAAACTGTTGTCGTTTTTACTTTTTAATCAATTTTTTATTAATATTTTATTTATTTGTGATAATTCCAGATTGTAATTGACTTCAAAATGAATTACTTTGTGTAGAACCAAATCAAAGTTTCGTTACAATAAATTTATATCCAATCTCTAATTGAAAGAACCAATTAGCAATTATCAAACAGATATAGTATTTTCTGTCTTGTCTTTCGGTATCCACTATTTAAGAAGAAATGTAAATCATATTCTTCAATTTATAGAAACAAATACTTATTTGCCTTTGTAAATTGAACTGTATAAATACTTTTTAAATCACAGCTTCATTAATTTACCCGCAGTACTTACATTCACAAAGCTTAAAAATTATGGATATTACCAATTTTACTGCCCAAGCGCAAATTGAAAAGCAACGACAAGGTATGAAAATTATTCTTACAGATGAAGATACGCAGATGCCAATAAACAAACAGGCTTCTCACTTAAATATTACTTCTAATCGCGGTAGAGTTGCTATTTTTATTGATGGTTCAAACTTGTTTCATACAGCTTTGCAACTTGGTATTGAAATTGATTATACTAAGCTGCTTTGCTACTTAACTAGAGAGGCAAGGTTGTTAAGAGCTTTCTTCTATACTGGTGTCGATCGCCATAACGAAAAGCAACAAGGATTTCTGCTCTGGATGCGTAGAAATGGTTATCGTGTAGTGACAAAAGAAGTAATTCAACTTCCTGATGGTTCTAGAAAATCAAATCAGCATGTAGAAATTGCTGTAGATATGATGAATCTATCTCCCTATTACGATACAGCAGTTCTAGTCAGTGGAGATGGAGAGTTAACCTACGCTGTAAATGCTGTCGCTTATCAAGGTGCTAGGGTTGAACTAGTTAGTCTGCGAGGAATGACAAACGAATCTTTAATTGATGTGGCAGATTGTTTTATCGACTTAGATTCCATCAAACATTACATTAAAAAGAATAACGACGCATGTTGCGAAGAAGTATAGAATTTGCCTCATTTTACTTAATTGGTATTTGCAATACATAGTGCATTTATTAGAATCGGGGTGTTTACTGCACAAAATTATTTCGCGTTTAATTTCGCAAATTCTATACGTTGAAATCTTCCTCTATTTTTTGCTTGAATCGATACTTGCTTTTTCTGCTTTTACATGTGGTTAATTGCATAAATCCGCATCGCTTTTTTTATCATGAAAATTGTTTTTAAAACTTAAAAAGTAAATTCATTTATTCACATTTTATTGTAAAACGCAAAATTTAAAGAATAAATATTTTATATCTTAAAATGCATTCTTTTATAAGTACTTAGGCAAAATTAATTGTATATTGTCATTGCGTTAACGTTCACGAAATATGCCCGAAGGGCTTAGTGTTCCCTCTTAGGAAATGGAACGAAGCATTCACCGCAGGTGTGGATCGTGCAAGTAACTTGAAGCTTTTAGAATGTTAAATTAATTTTGCACTGGTACTTATTCGATTTCATTAATTTTGACGAGTAAGGATGGGGAGGGGTAGAAGAGGTAGAAAATATTTTAATTCCTATATAGCCTTCACAATTAATGCAAAGGACTACTACTTACTGCATTTTTGCAAACGCATTTATATTATCAATTTTTAATTCGATATCATTTATATATTTTTATACTTATTTATTTTTTTGTTTAACCACTTAAGTATCTTTTAGACTCTATAAAGTTCACACAAATAGAGATGTACTTTTTTATATGGATAAAATATTTATTGGTAATACAAAATATTTATCAAATTAATATCAAGCGTCTAAGTATATACACTTGCATGTAGACATGCCATTTTATTCTATATTATTAGGAGAACACCTTATTTAGAGAATAAACTTTGATATTGTTTATTTTTTCGTTGAATTTACTACAAATCATTATGTAAACATATTGCTTTGCTGAAAAAGTCAAGAAAGTATTGGATGATACTTGACTATACTTAATAATGCGTTACATTATGGTAAATATACTGTTATGGTTTAGTTAAATTACTTTTATAGTCGTAAGACTATCATGGTGATTGCTACCTATAATACAGTTTTGCAATCGTAAACTTAGCAGTTACAAATAAAAAATAAGTGTTAACACGGATTTATCGGTTTTCAGAATTCTATTAACATGGATAGATAAGAATGAAAGAAATAAACCGTTAGAAAGAGGTTAAAACGCGACTGTTATCTAGCATACATTTATTTAGCAGCGATCGATATTTATGAGTGTAATTATCCACTCGTACTGCCGTCATTTTGGATAGCTAAGGAGTATCGTTAATGAACAAGATTGAATCCGCGATTATTGTCAGTTACTTGTTAATGACTTGCTATTTTTTCATTAACTGGTTGAGATTTACTCTGCGTAATCCAAGTTCGTCTCCTGAAGACAAATTTTTGTCTTTCGTGATGTTTATCATATCAACTATTTTTTGGCCGATAATAGTTCCCATGTCTTTTATCGAGATATTCAAAACCAAAAAACTTGAATTTAGTGTTGTAGTTCCAGTTCTTGTTGTAGTTTCTGCATTTGGTCTTGCCTATTATATGACCTAAATGGCTGCTTGCTAATATAACTAAGCAGCATCTACATTTGCTCCTTACACCAACTCGGGCTAACTACTGTAAAAATATCTTGGATTACATCTATATGTTTACATATTTAGGTGCGACTGATTATTGATATAATTATTCATTGTTAAATTTTTACTTGTTGTCAGTCCGTGCATGTACTTTTTATCTTTGCAAATGTCTTAATATAATCAGCAGTTTTGATTCACTTTTTCTAAAATATGTCAAACAATTTATTATTTGTATTTATTTATTCAATTTTAAGATCGTAAGTCGTTTGTAAGCGAAAATTTTCTCAGTTTGATTGTTGCCAAGAGGGTATTTATAAAAAAATCTTAAGTTTTCATCGGTATAAAATTATATTTTTATTTTAAAACAGTGTAAATAAAATTATTGCACTGTTTTTTAGTGTTTTTTGGTAATGAAATTTTTATTTTAGTAGCAGTCGCCGTTTAATTTAAGTTTAATTTAAACTGTAACTTAAATATGTGGGTGCAATCCCTAGCGTCATAATTTCAGATTTAGACCTTTGAGATATTGTATCTAAAATCAACAGTTAAGTGTTGTTTGTTGGCATAAATTGGGAACTATAAGTACTGTAGCGAACCTAGTACCTATTTACGGAAGCAAGCAGATTGAATGTATTCGTCATTAGCTTGGGGAATTTATGAATTTGAGACATCCTAGCAGGATTTCAACTTTTGATTGCTCATATGCTAATTAGTTCAATATTATCAATGCCAATATAATAGGAATACATACAGAAATTTTATATCTTCCTGTCTTGTTGTACTAGTCTCTTCAGGTGTTATCAGTTACCAGGGATATCATGACAGAGAATCTAATTTCTATTGACAAAAATGCATATGAATTGATGCAAGCGGAACTTATGGTACTGCGTAGTTGTATTAATAGTTCACTGCCATCCGACTGCCTAACAAAGTTAAAACTAAAGCAAAACGAACGCTTACTTGATGGTATTGCAAAAGCAAGTAACTGTCTGCTGACAATTGAAGATTACGAGGAATCTATTAATGCAGCTTTAGCAGCTTTGGGAAAAGCTGTTGTTGCAGATAGAATTTACATTTTTCAAAATCATTTCCACCCAGTTACAGGTGAAATGCTGATGAGTCAGCGGTGGGAATGGGCAGCACCAGGTGTTACTCCCGAAATTGATAATCCCGAATTACAAAATCTTCCCTATATTGGTTGTTTTCCACGCTGGTACAAATATTTTACTGAAGGTAGATTAATTACTGGGTTGGTGAAAGATTTTCCTGAAGCCGAACGAGAAATTTTGCAAGAACAAGGTATCTTATCAATATTGGTAACTCCAATCGAAATCAAAGGTAAATTGTGGGGATTTATTGGTTTTGATAATTGCCATAGCGAACATCAATGGACAAATATCGAAAAGTCGGTTTTACAAGCTGCTGCAGGTAACTTGGGTGGTGCGATCGCATCTTATCAAACTGAAACGCAACTTCTGGAATCGCAACAATTTCTCCAACTGCTAATTGATAGTATTCCCCAGCTAATTTTTTGGAAAGATAGAAATTCGGTATTTAAAGGATGTAACAGTAGTGCTGCAAAAGTTTCTGGATTGAATTCTCCAGAAGAGATTCTTGGCAAAACAGATTATGATATGCCTTGGACTTTTGAGGAAGCAAATTTTTATCGGGAATGCGATAAACGTGTAATGGAATTGGGTGAAGCTGAATTACACATCATTGAAACTCAAAAGCAATCCGATGGTACACAAGCATGGCTGGATACAAATAAAATACCGTTACAAAATGCGAAAGGTGATGTCATCGGAATTTTAGTAACTGTTGAAGATATTACCCAACGCAAACAAATTGAAGAAGAAATAAAAAATTTAAATGAAAAGTTAGAGGTTAAAGTTGAAGCGCGTACTGCTCAATTACAAAGAACTCAAGCACGACTTAAGAAATTAACTGATAACGTACCGGGAATGATTTATGAATACCGTCTGCAACCAGATGGAGATATATCGTTTGACTATGTTTCTTCTGGGTGTAAAGAAATTTTAGGATTAGAACCACAAGCCTTACTGCAAGATGCTAATTTAGCCTTTGAAAATATCCATTCCGAGGATATTAAAAATTTGACAGAAAAAGGCAACATATCTGCCCAAAAATTAACAAATTTAGAATGCGAATGGCGTTTTATTATACCTAATAGAAATTATAAATGGATTAAATTAGTAGCAAAACCAGAAATTAAATCAAACAATTCAATAACTTGGTATGGCTGTTTAATTGATATCACTCAAATGAAGCGAGTAGAAGAAAAGTTTCAAAAGCAAACTAAGAGCTTAAAAAAAGCTTTAAAGGAATTAAAAAAGACTCAAACACAATTGATTCAGACAGAAAAAATGTCTTCTTTAGGACAAATGGTTGCGGGAGTTGCTCACGAGATAAATAATCCGGTTAATTTTATTCATGGTAATATCGTGCCTGCCTGCGAATATGTCCAAGATTTGCTGAGATTAATAGAATTGTATCAAAAACATTATCCAGAACCTAATATAGAAATTATAGAAGGATTTGAAAATATAGAATTTGATTTTATTAAGGAGGATTTATCAAAAATACTTCATTCGATGGAAGAAGGTACAAGTCGGATTAAAGAGATTGTATTGAGTTTGCGTAATTTTTCTCGCCTTGATGAAGCGGAATTTAAGCGAGTAGATATTCATTCGGGTATTGATTCGACATTAATGATTTTGCATAACCGCTTGAAAGCAAATTCTAAACGTCCAGAAATCAAAGTTATTAAAGAATATAATTGCTTACCGTTAGTTGAATGCTATCCCGGTCAACTAAACCAAGTGTTTATGAATATTTTAGCTAATGCTATTGATGCTTTAGATGATTATAATTCAAAACGCACAGTCGAAGAAATTACTTTAAATCCTAATTATATTAAAATCGCTACAGAATTCATTAAAAATCAGCATATAAGAATTAGAATTAGCGATAACGGTATCGGCATTCCAAATAAGATTAAATCAAAATTGTTTGACCCGTTTTTTACTACCAAAGAAGTTGGTAAAGGCACCGGTTTGGGTTTATCTATAAGCTATCAAATCATAGTAGAAAAACATCGTGGTAAGCTTTATTGTAATTCAACACCGGGTGAGGGTACAGAATTTGTGATTGAAATCCCTATAGTTCGGTGAATATAATTCGTAATTCGTAATTAATTTCCCATAAATGAATTTAGGGGCTTCGATAGAGTATAATCCACGGATAAATCCGGGGGCTTCAAACCTTTAAAAATCTACTCGGTGAGAGGGAATTGAAAGTTAATAGTTAGGAATGAGGAGTTTTCCATGCCCCATGTTAAATGCCCAATTACCAATTACTAACTACGACAGCCCGTCTTTTGACATGATTAGAAAAAACTCTTAGATTAAAGGGTTGAAACGGGTAATTTTCTTACTTCTTTTTACTATGAAAGCTCAACACTTGTTTGTCACGGTAGCTACATTAGTGTCCGTAGTTGTGATTGGTAAAAGTGCGGTTATGACAGTGGCTGAGATGGGAAGCGGACATGGCGAGCATAAACACGGAAAAATGGAAGTTCCTCAAGGGCAACCGGTTCCTACTGTTGATGTAGTGGTAGTTAAAGATGCTAAGAAAGGATGGAATTTAGAAGCGAAAGTTACTAACTTTAAATTCGCACCAGAAAAAGTTAATACCGCACCCGAACCCGGAGAAGGGCACGCTCATCTTTTTGTTAACGGTAAAAAAATTACCAGACTTTATAGTAATTGGTATTATCTCGAAAATCTTGAACCTGGTGAAAATCAGGTGAAGGTAACTTTGAATGCTAACGATCACGCTGATTGGACTAACAACGGCAAAATGATTGAAGATACGGAAATTGTTAAGGTTTCAGACACTGCAAATAAAAAGCATCAGCAGAACAAACATCAAGGACATAATTAGTACTTAGCCATATTGATTTAGATTGGTGGTTTTTTCCACAACTTTCAGGAGACGTAGCAATGCTACGTCTCTACAAGCTTTTGTAATTAATAAATACAGTTTCTCGCACTCAAAACTTTTATCTAAATTGATTCTTACTAAAATTTCTTTGTAATTCAAAATCTAAAATCCAAAATCCAAAATGGTACTTGATTTTTTCCTAATTGCAACTTTGGGATTCCTTGGTAGTTTTGGTCATTGTGTAGGAATGTGTGGTCCTTTGACTGTAGCATTTTCTTTATCTTCCCAAAGCGAAAATACTAGCTGGTGGCAACAATCAAAGTTCCACATTTTGTTGAATATTGGGCGAATGCTCAGCTATAGCTTGGTTGGTGCTGCAATCGGGGCACTTGGTTCAATATTGTTGGAAGGAGGGCAATTAGCTGGTGTTGGTAGTGAATTACGTCAGTGGATAGCAATTATTACTGGCTTAATGCTAATTTTATTCGGACTTCGGCAAATTAATCCCAATTTATTACCGCGAATTCCATTTTTACATCCATTGCTACAAAGTGATTTACACAATCGCTTAAATGCTGGAATGTCCAAACTGTCATTGCAAAACTCATGGTATACACCAGCCCTTTTAGGAATGACTTGGGGTTTAATGCCTTGTGGTTTTCTGTATGCTGCCCAAATTAAAGCCGCTCAAACGGGGAATATGTGGATGGGTGCAGCTACAATGCTTGCTTTTGGTTTGGGAACCTTTCCCATAATGTTGGGTGTAGGAGTATCTGCATCGTTGGTAAGCAAAGACAGACGCTCTCAATTGTTTCGTTTGGGTGGTTGGGTCACTCTCATCATAGGTATAATTACCCTGCAACGGACTGGCGATACAATGGCAGATTATACCGGACATGCCGGTTTAATATTGCTGATATTAGCGTTAATTGCTCGTCCCATTAGCCGTTTATGGATAGCACCTATGCGCTACCGTCGTGCTTTAGGGGTTGGTGCTTTTGTCCTCTCTTTAGCCCATACCGCTCACATGATGGAACATTCATTTTCCTGGAAGCTTAAAAGTATTTCCTTCTTAACACCTGAATTTCAGTTAGGTATAGCTTTTGGTGCAATAGGATTAATTTTAATGGCTCCTGCTGCTTTTACCAGTTTTGACTCTTTACAAAAGTCTTTAGGTAAAAATTGGCGAAAAATTCATTTATTAAGCGTTCCAGCTTTAATATTGAGCGCTGTACACGCATTAATTATAGGTTCTCATTATTTTGGTTCGGTGCAGTCAACCTTGCTTAGTAAATTTGCCCCTGCTGTTTTAGGAATTGTAACCCTTGCAGTATTGTTGCTCAGAACCCGTCTTTTTTGGTCGGTATTAGGCTTGCAGAGGTTTTATGTTTCTAGCAATCAGTGAGCAGTTATCAGTTAACAGTGAGCAGTGAGCAATTACCAATTACCAATTACCAATTCCCAATTACCAATTCCCAATTTCTAATTATTAAAATGAATTTTTTATCTTTTTTAATTCCTCCTGCTTCGGCACATAAAACAGAGGTTGCTGAAGATGTAGGTGCAACTTTGCATATCGAACCAGACGATACTCCTCGTGCTGGTGAAACTGCACAAACTTGGTTTGCTCTAACCCGAAAGGGAGGCAAGGTTATTCCTCTTAAAGAGTGTGATTGCCAACTAGCTATTTATAGCGAACCGCGTATCGCAGAAGCAAAGCCCCTTGCCCAACCTAATTTGCAGCCCGTATCGGCAGAACGCTATCAAGGTATTCCAGGAGCACAAATTACATTTCCCAAACCCGGAGCTTATAAATTAGAGCTTACCGGTAAACCTGCAAATGATGACAGTTTTAAACCTTTTGCATTGAAGTTTGATGTAACCGTAGCTGCTGGTACTAACAAATCAACTAACCAATCTAAAAATAATCAACAAGAAACACAAACTGCACAAGAGATTAAGAATGTTAATGCAGTTCAAACAGAAGAACAAGCTTTTCCCCTACCAATTTGGGCTATAGGCTTAGGAGCTTTGGTAATTATTGGGGGAATATTTGCTGTGATGCGAAGAGGGAGTAATTGATGATCCACACCCTCCGGGTGAAAATTGGTAATTGGTAATTGGGCATGGGGCATTGGGCATTGGGCATGGGAAATCATTATTTATTTTTCTCCCTCTTCCCCCTCTCTCCCTCTCCCCCTCTCTCCCTCTCCCCCTCCCTCTCTCCTAACTCCCGTGTCGCTTTTTATGCCATTCCCAAGCGTGGGTAATTATATCTTTAATAGAACTATACTGTGGTTGCCAACCTAGAATTTTTCGGGCTTTTTCGGCGCTACCGATGAGCGCTGGGGGGTCTCCAGGACGGCGATCGCACTCTACCGCTTTAATTTCTTTACCCGTGACATTTCTGGCGGCTTCGATTATTTCTTTGACGGAAAAACCATTTCCGTTGCCTAAATTGAAGAATGCACTGTCGCCTCCTTTAAGTAAATATTCTAAGCCGAGTACGTGAGCGTCTGCTAAATCGCTTACATGAATATAATCGCGAACGCATGTACCATCTTCTGTGGGATAATCGGTACCAAAAATAGAAATTGACTCGCGTTTTCCTAAAGCTGTCTGCAACACTAAGGGAATCAAATGAGTTTCGGGGTTATGATCTTCTCCTAAATTACCGGATGGATCTGCACCTGCTGCATTAAAGTATCGAAAACGTACTGATTTAAAATCGTATGCTTCGTTAAAATCTGAAAGTATTCGTTCTACCATCAACTTGGTAGCGCCATAGGGGTTGATCGGATTTTGGGGGTGATCTTCTGGTATTGGAACTGATTCGGGTACTCCGTATGTTGCACAAGTTGAAGAAAATACAAATTTTTTAACTTCTGCTGCTAGCA comes from Rivularia sp. PCC 7116 and encodes:
- a CDS encoding NYN domain-containing protein; this encodes MDITNFTAQAQIEKQRQGMKIILTDEDTQMPINKQASHLNITSNRGRVAIFIDGSNLFHTALQLGIEIDYTKLLCYLTREARLLRAFFYTGVDRHNEKQQGFLLWMRRNGYRVVTKEVIQLPDGSRKSNQHVEIAVDMMNLSPYYDTAVLVSGDGELTYAVNAVAYQGARVELVSLRGMTNESLIDVADCFIDLDSIKHYIKKNNDACCEEV
- a CDS encoding sulfite exporter TauE/SafE family protein — encoded protein: MVLDFFLIATLGFLGSFGHCVGMCGPLTVAFSLSSQSENTSWWQQSKFHILLNIGRMLSYSLVGAAIGALGSILLEGGQLAGVGSELRQWIAIITGLMLILFGLRQINPNLLPRIPFLHPLLQSDLHNRLNAGMSKLSLQNSWYTPALLGMTWGLMPCGFLYAAQIKAAQTGNMWMGAATMLAFGLGTFPIMLGVGVSASLVSKDRRSQLFRLGGWVTLIIGIITLQRTGDTMADYTGHAGLILLILALIARPISRLWIAPMRYRRALGVGAFVLSLAHTAHMMEHSFSWKLKSISFLTPEFQLGIAFGAIGLILMAPAAFTSFDSLQKSLGKNWRKIHLLSVPALILSAVHALIIGSHYFGSVQSTLLSKFAPAVLGIVTLAVLLLRTRLFWSVLGLQRFYVSSNQ
- the galE gene encoding UDP-glucose 4-epimerase GalE, which translates into the protein MSSEQSTILVTGGAGYIGSHTVLALKKAGYSVLILDNLVYGHRDLVEKVLEVELIQGDTGDRQLLDNLFKSRNIAAVMHFSAYAYVGESVSNPAKYYRNNVIGTITLLEAMLAAEVKKFVFSSTCATYGVPESVPIPEDHPQNPINPYGATKLMVERILSDFNEAYDFKSVRFRYFNAAGADPSGNLGEDHNPETHLIPLVLQTALGKRESISIFGTDYPTEDGTCVRDYIHVSDLADAHVLGLEYLLKGGDSAFFNLGNGNGFSVKEIIEAARNVTGKEIKAVECDRRPGDPPALIGSAEKARKILGWQPQYSSIKDIITHAWEWHKKRHGS
- a CDS encoding ATP-binding protein, yielding MTENLISIDKNAYELMQAELMVLRSCINSSLPSDCLTKLKLKQNERLLDGIAKASNCLLTIEDYEESINAALAALGKAVVADRIYIFQNHFHPVTGEMLMSQRWEWAAPGVTPEIDNPELQNLPYIGCFPRWYKYFTEGRLITGLVKDFPEAEREILQEQGILSILVTPIEIKGKLWGFIGFDNCHSEHQWTNIEKSVLQAAAGNLGGAIASYQTETQLLESQQFLQLLIDSIPQLIFWKDRNSVFKGCNSSAAKVSGLNSPEEILGKTDYDMPWTFEEANFYRECDKRVMELGEAELHIIETQKQSDGTQAWLDTNKIPLQNAKGDVIGILVTVEDITQRKQIEEEIKNLNEKLEVKVEARTAQLQRTQARLKKLTDNVPGMIYEYRLQPDGDISFDYVSSGCKEILGLEPQALLQDANLAFENIHSEDIKNLTEKGNISAQKLTNLECEWRFIIPNRNYKWIKLVAKPEIKSNNSITWYGCLIDITQMKRVEEKFQKQTKSLKKALKELKKTQTQLIQTEKMSSLGQMVAGVAHEINNPVNFIHGNIVPACEYVQDLLRLIELYQKHYPEPNIEIIEGFENIEFDFIKEDLSKILHSMEEGTSRIKEIVLSLRNFSRLDEAEFKRVDIHSGIDSTLMILHNRLKANSKRPEIKVIKEYNCLPLVECYPGQLNQVFMNILANAIDALDDYNSKRTVEEITLNPNYIKIATEFIKNQHIRIRISDNGIGIPNKIKSKLFDPFFTTKEVGKGTGLGLSISYQIIVEKHRGKLYCNSTPGEGTEFVIEIPIVR